One Pirellulales bacterium genomic window carries:
- a CDS encoding PP2C family serine/threonine-protein phosphatase, whose product MEQTLNWSDCLAHVEMTDVGMRRANNQDSFAVLMASDVDSWRRKGHVFVVADGMGAHAAGELASKMAADGIPHNYYKLRDDPPPDAISKSIHEVNDQIHRRGQANAEFHGMGTTASVLLILPQGALVAHVGDSRVYRVRGGRIEQLTFDHSLVWEMAASGQVPRDAAPNLVPKNIITRSLGPHKEVKVDLEGPYPLEVGDTFLLCSDGLTGQVKDEEIGAVLSALSPAEAGQVLIDLANLRGGPDNITALIVRVTGAAITASGGSPQEPLALGTNSAANSPPPPNSKYWMGAIAAILASIFLPQFSWGVIPAIVCLVLGVGLITFAILQRMTPPDETKYLTPGARLGRGPHATIDCAPNEAIVGNLSQLLDQLREAAGDGQWDVDWTKFDGYAQQGRAAVQRRDFSGAIREYVHALRFMMNQLRTQGRSHGSDAAPDDVLG is encoded by the coding sequence ATGGAACAGACGCTGAACTGGAGCGACTGTCTCGCGCACGTCGAGATGACCGACGTCGGGATGCGGAGGGCGAATAACCAAGACTCCTTCGCCGTGTTGATGGCGAGCGACGTCGATAGCTGGCGGCGAAAGGGGCACGTGTTCGTGGTCGCCGATGGCATGGGCGCGCACGCCGCGGGCGAATTGGCCAGCAAGATGGCCGCCGACGGCATTCCCCACAACTATTACAAGCTTCGCGATGATCCGCCGCCGGACGCCATCAGCAAAAGCATCCACGAAGTCAACGACCAGATTCACCGCCGCGGCCAAGCCAACGCCGAGTTCCACGGCATGGGGACTACGGCGAGCGTGCTCTTGATTTTGCCGCAGGGGGCACTCGTGGCACACGTCGGCGATAGCCGCGTGTATCGCGTTCGCGGCGGACGGATCGAGCAGCTTACGTTCGACCACAGTCTGGTCTGGGAAATGGCCGCCAGCGGGCAGGTGCCGAGGGATGCCGCGCCGAATCTCGTTCCCAAAAACATCATCACCCGTTCGCTCGGACCGCATAAGGAAGTCAAAGTCGATCTCGAAGGGCCGTACCCGCTCGAAGTCGGCGATACGTTTCTACTCTGCAGCGACGGGCTGACCGGCCAGGTCAAGGACGAAGAGATCGGCGCGGTGTTGAGCGCGCTTTCGCCCGCTGAGGCGGGGCAGGTGCTGATCGATCTGGCGAACCTCCGCGGCGGCCCAGACAACATCACCGCGCTGATCGTGCGCGTCACCGGAGCGGCGATCACGGCCTCGGGCGGTTCGCCGCAGGAGCCGCTGGCGCTGGGGACTAATTCGGCCGCGAACAGTCCGCCGCCACCCAACTCGAAGTATTGGATGGGCGCGATCGCGGCAATTCTCGCGTCGATTTTTTTGCCACAGTTTAGCTGGGGCGTCATACCGGCAATCGTTTGCCTGGTTCTCGGCGTCGGGCTGATAACCTTCGCCATTCTTCAGCGGATGACACCGCCCGACGAAACGAAATACCTGACTCCTGGCGCTCGCTTGGGCCGCGGGCCTCACGCCACTATTGACTGCGCTCCGAACGAAGCGATTGTGGGCAACCTGTCGCAACTGCTCGATCAGCTTCGCGAGGCGGCCGGCGACGGCCAATGGGACGTCGATTGGACCAAGTTCGATGGCTATGCGCAACAGGGTCGAGCGGCCGTTCAGCGCCGCGACTTTTCCGGCGCGATCCGCGAATACGTTCACGCTCTGCGGTTCATGATGAACCAACTCCGCACGCAAGGCCGCAGCCACGGCAGCGACGCGGCGCCAGATGACGTATTGGGATAG
- a CDS encoding PEGA domain-containing protein: MPLGRAAHRFLRWALAVVLMSLLAVQSGCVERRLTVRSNPPGAQLYVDDYEIGTTPVAVDFTYYGTRKIRLVKDGYETAVINQPIPAPWYQYFPVDFVTENLVPGHIRDERVVTYQMQPAVQVPPDQLVARAEALRQNGRLGAAANAQIRVTPPPATTIPPNYSAPPNALPPGTLPAPSEPVPSPAPAPLAPQNPYAPPNQFSPQGQYPPPGYAPSPVYVPAPYPSSPQPSR; the protein is encoded by the coding sequence GTGCCACTCGGCCGTGCAGCACATCGCTTCCTCCGCTGGGCGTTGGCAGTGGTGCTCATGTCGCTGCTGGCGGTGCAAAGCGGCTGTGTCGAGCGACGATTGACGGTGCGCTCCAACCCACCCGGAGCGCAGCTTTACGTGGACGATTATGAGATCGGCACGACCCCCGTCGCCGTCGATTTCACTTACTATGGCACTCGCAAGATTCGCCTGGTGAAAGACGGCTATGAGACGGCCGTCATCAACCAGCCGATTCCCGCCCCTTGGTATCAATACTTCCCTGTCGATTTCGTCACGGAGAACCTGGTGCCCGGTCACATCCGCGATGAGCGCGTGGTGACGTATCAGATGCAGCCGGCAGTTCAAGTGCCCCCAGACCAGCTTGTCGCTCGGGCCGAAGCGCTGCGTCAAAACGGGCGGCTCGGCGCGGCGGCGAACGCCCAAATCCGCGTCACTCCGCCGCCGGCGACAACGATCCCACCGAATTACAGCGCGCCGCCAAACGCACTCCCCCCCGGCACGTTGCCCGCCCCGAGCGAGCCGGTCCCCTCGCCGGCGCCCGCTCCGCTCGCGCCGCAAAACCCATACGCTCCGCCGAACCAGTTTTCCCCCCAGGGGCAATATCCGCCTCCCGGGTATGCACCGAGTCCGGTTTACGTTCCGGCGCCGTATCCATCCTCGCCGCAGCCGAGTCGGTAA
- the solA gene encoding N-methyl-L-tryptophan oxidase: MYDAIVIGAGGVGSAAMFHLALRGARVLGLDRFPPRHDRGSSHGRTRIIRQAYYEHPDYVPLLLRAYQLWEELGKRRGRPLYHETGLLQVGPPDGVVLAGVRQSARKHELEVEELTAREIAERFPGFRTNDDWAGLCERRAGYLEVEACVVAHILEAINLGAELRGGVEVHGWTAGRDAIEISTSAGSFMTARLVVSAGPWAPQLLRELSIPLVVRRKPQYWYPADAVYQADRGCPAFLFDLPEGIFYGVPQIDDFGLKVAEHTGGQTVANPLEVSRDLDRADQERVERFLTAHLPGVQRPCLHHSVCMYTLTPDEHFIVDRHPSDPRIAFAAGLSGHGFKFTCVLGQALADLALDGRSDLPIGFLSLDRPGLR, translated from the coding sequence ATGTACGACGCTATCGTCATCGGCGCGGGCGGGGTCGGCAGTGCCGCGATGTTTCATCTGGCGCTGCGCGGGGCGCGCGTGCTGGGCCTCGATCGATTCCCGCCGAGGCACGATCGGGGCAGCTCGCACGGCCGCACGCGGATCATTCGCCAGGCGTATTACGAGCATCCCGATTATGTGCCGCTGCTGTTGCGCGCGTACCAGCTTTGGGAGGAACTGGGCAAACGGCGGGGCCGGCCACTGTATCACGAGACCGGTTTGCTCCAGGTCGGCCCGCCGGACGGGGTGGTGCTGGCCGGCGTTCGCCAAAGCGCGCGGAAGCACGAACTCGAAGTCGAAGAATTGACCGCGCGCGAGATTGCCGAACGTTTTCCAGGCTTTCGGACAAACGACGATTGGGCCGGTCTGTGTGAACGGCGTGCTGGCTATTTGGAAGTCGAGGCCTGCGTCGTCGCACATATCCTAGAGGCGATCAATCTCGGCGCGGAGCTGCGCGGCGGCGTTGAGGTTCATGGCTGGACTGCTGGTCGCGACGCGATCGAAATCTCAACAAGTGCCGGAAGTTTTATGACCGCGCGGCTGGTTGTCTCGGCCGGTCCCTGGGCACCGCAACTGCTCCGCGAACTGTCGATTCCATTAGTCGTCCGCCGGAAGCCGCAGTATTGGTATCCCGCGGACGCCGTCTATCAGGCCGATCGCGGCTGCCCGGCCTTTTTGTTCGACTTGCCCGAGGGAATCTTCTACGGCGTGCCGCAGATCGACGATTTTGGCCTCAAAGTGGCTGAGCACACCGGCGGCCAGACCGTCGCCAATCCGCTCGAAGTGAGCCGCGATTTGGATCGGGCTGATCAGGAGCGCGTCGAGCGGTTTCTCACGGCTCACTTGCCAGGTGTGCAACGCCCCTGTTTGCACCATTCCGTTTGCATGTACACGCTCACGCCCGATGAGCATTTCATCGTCGATCGCCATCCGAGTGACCCGCGGATCGCCTTTGCCGCGGGCTTGTCGGGGCACGGCTTCAAATTCACGTGCGTTCTTGGCCAAGCGCTGGCGGATTTGGCGCTCGATGGCCGTAGCGATTTGCCCATCGGCTTCCTCTCGCTCGACCGTCCGGGCCTACGCTAA
- a CDS encoding aspartate carbamoyltransferase catalytic subunit produces the protein MSIDTFEIGAIPEAWTRRHLLDVESLSAEEINVVLDTAVMLKEATAGCQQKLPLLAGKTIANLFFENSTRTRTSFSLAARRLGGDTVDFSASGSSLSKGETFIDTGRNIEAMGVDVVVVRHQTPGTPQLLAQNLGCSVINAGDGPHEHPTQGLLDILSIRQRRGHIDGLTVALVGDIAHSRTARSNIWGLKKLGAHVIVCGPATLVSRRWEELGVAVSHSLDEILPRCDVLNLLRIQFERQYTRPFPSVREYALLYAMNRERLARAKSDLLVMAPGPINRGVEITPDVADGPHSLILEQVANGLAVRMAVLWLVTGATE, from the coding sequence ATGAGCATCGACACGTTTGAAATCGGCGCGATCCCGGAGGCTTGGACTCGCCGGCATCTATTGGACGTCGAAAGCCTTTCGGCCGAGGAGATCAACGTCGTCCTCGATACGGCCGTGATGCTTAAGGAGGCCACGGCCGGCTGCCAGCAGAAATTGCCGCTGCTGGCCGGCAAGACGATCGCCAACCTGTTTTTCGAGAACTCGACCCGCACCCGCACCAGCTTCTCGCTCGCCGCCCGGCGGCTGGGCGGCGATACGGTCGATTTCTCCGCCTCCGGCTCCAGCTTGTCTAAGGGAGAAACGTTCATCGACACGGGACGGAACATCGAAGCAATGGGGGTCGATGTCGTCGTCGTCCGCCATCAAACGCCCGGCACGCCGCAACTGCTCGCCCAGAATCTCGGCTGCTCGGTGATCAACGCCGGCGACGGCCCGCACGAACATCCGACGCAAGGACTGCTCGACATCCTTTCGATTCGTCAGCGCCGCGGACACATCGACGGGCTGACGGTCGCCTTGGTCGGCGACATCGCTCACAGCCGCACGGCGAGATCGAACATCTGGGGTTTGAAGAAGCTCGGCGCTCATGTGATCGTATGCGGCCCGGCGACGCTCGTCTCACGCCGCTGGGAAGAACTTGGCGTCGCGGTCTCGCATTCGCTCGACGAGATTCTCCCTCGCTGCGACGTGCTCAATTTGCTGCGGATACAATTCGAGCGGCAATACACTCGGCCATTCCCTTCAGTGCGCGAATATGCGTTGCTCTACGCCATGAACCGCGAGCGGCTCGCGCGGGCGAAGAGCGACTTGTTGGTCATGGCGCCGGGGCCGATCAATCGCGGCGTAGAGATCACCCCGGACGTGGCCGACGGCCCGCATTCGCTGATCCTCGAGCAAGTGGCCAACGGCCTAGCCGTCCGCATGGCCGTGCTCTGGCTTGTGACCGGGGCGACAGAGTGA
- a CDS encoding dihydroorotase yields the protein MPSILIKDGRVIDPSQKMNRVTNLLIRDGRIAGYDVPPNGQDAIIDAAGKIVSPGLIDMHVHLREPGREEDETIATGTAAALAGGFTSIACIPNTEPPIDTQGTVEFILHQAARADNCNVFVVACVSKGREGKELAEIGQLVRAGAVAFSDDGAPVYDSELMRRAFEYCRMFDKPVLNHAEVRELTQGGVMHEGLVSLVLGLAGMPAAAEDAMTARDIALADFTGGRIHIMHVSSAGSVELIRRAKSRGIRITTEVCPHHFSLTDESLRTFDSNFKMSPPLRARRDVETCIAGLADGTIDCIATDHAPHAREKKMRELDQAPFGIVGLETALGLVVTKLIEPGHLDWPAALAKMTINPARILGINKGTLAIGADADVTIIDPDARWHVDPDKFRSKSVNTPFAGWQLRGRAEIVIVGGKVKFEARDANR from the coding sequence ATGCCATCAATCCTCATCAAAGACGGCCGAGTCATTGATCCGAGCCAGAAGATGAATCGGGTCACGAACCTGCTAATTCGCGACGGGCGGATCGCTGGCTACGACGTGCCGCCGAACGGGCAGGATGCGATCATCGACGCCGCGGGCAAGATCGTTTCGCCCGGCCTGATCGACATGCACGTCCATCTCCGCGAACCGGGGCGCGAGGAGGATGAGACGATCGCCACGGGCACTGCCGCGGCGCTCGCCGGCGGGTTTACGAGCATCGCCTGCATCCCGAACACCGAGCCGCCGATCGACACACAGGGGACCGTCGAGTTCATCCTTCATCAGGCCGCCCGGGCCGATAATTGCAACGTGTTCGTCGTCGCTTGCGTCAGCAAGGGGCGCGAAGGGAAGGAATTGGCAGAGATCGGGCAGCTCGTGCGGGCCGGGGCGGTAGCCTTCAGCGACGACGGCGCGCCGGTTTACGATTCGGAATTGATGCGCCGGGCGTTCGAATACTGCCGGATGTTCGACAAGCCCGTGCTGAACCATGCCGAGGTCCGCGAGCTGACCCAAGGGGGCGTGATGCACGAGGGGCTGGTGTCGCTCGTGCTCGGTTTGGCCGGCATGCCGGCGGCCGCCGAAGACGCGATGACGGCCCGCGACATCGCCTTGGCAGATTTCACCGGCGGCCGAATCCACATCATGCACGTCTCGAGCGCCGGCAGCGTCGAGCTGATTCGCCGGGCGAAGTCGCGCGGGATTCGCATCACGACCGAAGTCTGCCCTCACCATTTCTCGCTCACCGACGAATCGCTGCGCACGTTCGATTCGAATTTCAAGATGAGCCCGCCGCTCCGCGCCCGCCGCGACGTGGAAACCTGCATCGCCGGTCTGGCGGACGGCACGATCGACTGCATCGCCACCGACCACGCCCCGCACGCCCGCGAGAAAAAGATGCGCGAGCTGGATCAAGCCCCGTTCGGCATCGTCGGGCTGGAAACGGCGCTCGGGCTGGTTGTCACCAAGCTGATCGAGCCGGGACATCTCGACTGGCCCGCGGCCCTGGCCAAGATGACGATCAACCCGGCTCGCATTCTCGGAATCAACAAGGGCACTCTCGCCATCGGCGCCGACGCCGACGTCACGATCATCGACCCCGACGCCCGCTGGCACGTTGATCCCGACAAATTCCGCTCGAAAAGCGTCAACACGCCGTTCGCCGGCTGGCAATTGCGCGGACGGGCCGAGATCGTGATCGTCGGGGGAAAGGTTAAGTTCGAGGCGCGGGATGCAAATCGTTGA
- a CDS encoding cytochrome P450, giving the protein MQIVEARHGLKPFNPPGPKGRPVVGNLIEFRRDKLAFFTRCARDYGDLARFHIGSRPVVLLSDPAMIEQVLAMQQRNFVKHFVLSLLRPVLGEGLVTSDGEFWLRQRRLIQPAFQRSLIETYAGTMVSLTERMLAEWQAGDERDLHAEMMHLTLGITAKALLDADVSGSEFHCVAHALELLMRDFVYRFEGIVKIPLWMPTLWNWRVKHQIRKLDRVIYGIIDRRRRGPLDGDDLLTGLMQARDAGAEQPGGRGAMTNRQLRDEVMTLFLAGHETTANAMSWTGLLLAQHPEVEARLQAELQTVLNGRSPTAADVPRLVYTEQVITESMRVYPPVYAVGRRSIRPCEIGGFDVPEGTTFLMSQWVLHHDPRYFDSPLEFRPERWADGLGKRIPKFAYFPFGGGPRLCVGNSFAMLEAVLILATMAQRFRFELVPGQRIVPWATVTLRPKHGIRVVCRPVESAKPALSSGEPQPK; this is encoded by the coding sequence ATGCAAATCGTTGAGGCGCGCCACGGATTGAAGCCTTTCAATCCGCCGGGGCCTAAGGGGCGGCCGGTGGTTGGCAATCTGATCGAGTTTCGCCGCGACAAGCTGGCGTTTTTTACGCGCTGCGCCCGCGATTATGGCGATCTGGCCCGATTTCATATCGGCTCGCGGCCGGTCGTGCTGCTCAGCGATCCGGCGATGATCGAGCAGGTGCTCGCCATGCAGCAACGGAATTTCGTCAAGCATTTCGTGCTGAGCTTGCTTCGCCCGGTGCTCGGTGAGGGCTTGGTCACCAGCGACGGCGAGTTTTGGCTGCGGCAGCGGCGGCTGATTCAGCCCGCCTTTCAGAGATCGCTTATCGAGACCTACGCGGGCACGATGGTCTCGCTCACGGAACGGATGCTGGCCGAGTGGCAAGCCGGCGACGAGCGCGACCTGCACGCCGAGATGATGCACCTGACGCTCGGCATTACCGCCAAGGCACTTTTGGACGCCGACGTGAGCGGGAGCGAGTTCCATTGCGTCGCGCACGCGCTCGAATTGCTGATGCGCGATTTCGTTTACCGTTTTGAGGGGATCGTCAAGATTCCGCTCTGGATGCCGACGCTCTGGAACTGGCGGGTCAAGCACCAGATTCGCAAATTGGACCGTGTAATTTACGGGATCATCGACCGCCGCCGCCGCGGCCCGCTCGATGGCGACGACCTGCTGACCGGTCTGATGCAAGCCCGCGACGCCGGCGCGGAACAGCCCGGCGGTCGAGGCGCGATGACCAACCGGCAGTTGCGCGACGAAGTGATGACGCTGTTCCTCGCCGGGCACGAGACGACCGCCAACGCCATGTCTTGGACGGGTTTGCTGTTGGCGCAGCATCCGGAAGTCGAGGCCCGCTTGCAGGCGGAATTGCAAACGGTGCTGAACGGCCGCTCGCCGACCGCCGCCGACGTGCCGCGGCTTGTGTACACCGAACAGGTCATCACCGAGTCGATGCGCGTCTATCCGCCGGTCTACGCGGTGGGCCGGCGGTCGATCCGGCCCTGCGAGATCGGCGGCTTCGACGTGCCGGAAGGAACGACGTTTCTGATGAGCCAATGGGTGCTGCACCACGATCCGCGTTATTTCGATTCGCCACTCGAATTCCGGCCCGAGCGCTGGGCCGACGGGTTGGGCAAGCGGATTCCAAAATTCGCGTATTTTCCTTTCGGCGGCGGGCCGCGGCTGTGTGTCGGCAATTCGTTCGCGATGCTCGAAGCGGTGCTGATCCTGGCCACGATGGCGCAGAGATTTCGCTTCGAACTCGTGCCGGGACAGCGGATCGTCCCCTGGGCCACCGTGACGCTCCGGCCGAAACACGGCATCCGCGTCGTCTGCCGACCTGTCGAGAGCGCGAAGCCGGCGCTCTCGTCGGGCGAGCCCCAGCCAAAATAG
- a CDS encoding phytanoyl-CoA dioxygenase family protein produces the protein MQRKATDCEWFLLNITVESNHDRCNAMVANDLSNASLPLRALFRLPRTTAEWAPYRLSDEQVAFYHENGYLKGIRILDDRQIEILREELSGLLDPKHPGHELFYEFHSNESIDPSKVLFHALGAWRITPGFHDVLWAPGFTMAASQLLGGAVRFWHDQLFCKPPNHGGLVAWHQDYSYWTRTQPMAHLTCWVGLDESTRDNGCVHYVPGSHRWPLLPITGLAGDMEAIRAVLDDEQWRQFQNPVAIELKAGECSFHHPLMVHGSHENRTDRPRRAFVINCVRDGVKSASDEPLLAGVPAVPAGQPLGGQFFPLLFDPATIPLG, from the coding sequence GTGCAAAGAAAAGCGACCGATTGTGAATGGTTTCTGCTGAATATCACCGTCGAATCGAACCACGACCGGTGCAACGCGATGGTCGCTAACGATCTCTCGAACGCCAGCCTGCCGCTGCGAGCGCTTTTCCGCCTCCCGCGCACGACCGCTGAATGGGCGCCCTATCGGCTGAGCGACGAGCAGGTCGCGTTTTACCACGAGAACGGCTATCTCAAGGGGATTCGCATCCTCGACGATCGACAGATCGAGATTCTTCGCGAGGAATTGAGCGGCTTGCTCGATCCCAAGCATCCGGGGCACGAGCTGTTCTACGAGTTCCACTCCAACGAATCGATCGACCCGTCGAAAGTTCTCTTTCATGCCCTCGGCGCGTGGCGGATCACGCCCGGCTTTCACGATGTGCTCTGGGCGCCGGGCTTCACGATGGCAGCCAGCCAATTGCTCGGCGGGGCGGTGCGATTCTGGCACGATCAATTGTTCTGCAAGCCGCCCAACCATGGCGGCCTCGTGGCCTGGCATCAGGATTATTCGTACTGGACGCGCACGCAGCCGATGGCCCATCTCACCTGCTGGGTCGGCCTGGACGAAAGTACGCGCGACAACGGCTGCGTGCATTACGTGCCGGGGAGCCATCGCTGGCCGCTATTGCCGATCACCGGCCTGGCCGGCGACATGGAGGCGATCCGCGCCGTGCTCGACGACGAGCAGTGGCGGCAATTTCAGAACCCCGTGGCGATCGAACTCAAAGCGGGCGAGTGCTCTTTCCATCATCCGCTGATGGTCCACGGCAGCCACGAAAACCGCACGGACCGGCCGCGGCGAGCTTTCGTCATCAACTGCGTCCGCGACGGCGTGAAGTCGGCCAGCGACGAGCCGTTGCTCGCCGGCGTTCCGGCCGTCCCCGCGGGGCAACCACTCGGCGGGCAGTTCTTCCCGCTACTCTTCGATCCGGCGACGATTCCGCTCGGATAA